One window of Nocardia nova SH22a genomic DNA carries:
- a CDS encoding flavin-containing monooxygenase, with product MPVRPAEPRSITMTAGDDDLRAALREANLPTLLLVLAQFTGDGAWLREPYLPTRTRALNDNDDGGFPPEIQDRIRAAAFDVIRRWRDGARETPPPPADDELPGLLSISLGEAVPQEYAASLAIEGNLHPRPEVRWTRERPSGADRLGVIVIGAGFSGVATAVTLRQLGIPFVVIEKADAPGGVWYQNSYPGAGVDTPSHLYHYAFAPTGSWSRYYAKQPEILSYISDTTESFGVTEHIRFGTEVERAEWDEARHRWTVTVRTSKGGTERLEAAVVISCAGFLNRPSIPGFDGMDRFDGPLFHSSAWDHSVDLHGKRVAVIGTGATSMQIVPSIADDAQRVLVFQRSAQWVAPNFNYRRGVLPEVRLLMEQLPYYAAFYRMRLIWQFQDKLLATLRRDPLWKHPERSINSTNEKHRVFFTEYVDRELGDRIDLRDKVLPTYPPYGKRILMDNGWIETVKRDDVELVAAGVRGFDEHHVLTRDGGRHRADVVVLATGFESSRMLAPMDIRGRSGVPLREQWGDDNPYAHLGITVPDFPNFFLVGGPNTALGHGGSNLFPSECAVAYIAQILVAMAEQGMGAVEVKDTVCAEYNRRLHAEHEQLIWTHPGMTTWYRNRHGRVTAPLPWRGVDYFEMTRQPDFDDFVVTASASIPVPAAIPEGRR from the coding sequence ATGCCGGTACGGCCAGCCGAACCCCGCTCGATCACCATGACGGCGGGCGACGACGATCTTCGCGCGGCGTTGCGGGAAGCCAACCTTCCGACACTTCTGCTCGTGCTGGCGCAGTTCACCGGGGACGGCGCCTGGCTGCGCGAACCGTATCTTCCGACCCGGACCAGGGCGCTGAACGACAACGACGACGGTGGATTCCCGCCGGAGATCCAGGACCGGATCCGCGCGGCGGCCTTCGATGTGATTCGCCGGTGGCGCGACGGTGCGCGCGAGACGCCACCGCCGCCCGCCGACGACGAACTCCCGGGCCTGCTGTCGATCTCGCTCGGCGAGGCGGTCCCGCAGGAATATGCGGCCAGCCTGGCGATCGAGGGGAATCTGCACCCGCGCCCCGAAGTGCGGTGGACGCGCGAACGCCCCTCCGGCGCGGACCGACTCGGCGTGATCGTCATCGGCGCCGGATTCTCCGGGGTGGCGACGGCAGTGACCTTGCGGCAGTTGGGGATTCCGTTCGTCGTCATCGAGAAGGCCGATGCTCCGGGCGGAGTGTGGTATCAGAACTCGTATCCCGGTGCGGGCGTGGACACTCCGAGTCACCTGTACCACTACGCCTTCGCACCGACCGGCTCGTGGAGCCGGTACTACGCCAAGCAGCCCGAGATCCTGAGCTACATCAGCGACACCACGGAGTCGTTCGGTGTCACCGAGCACATCCGGTTCGGTACCGAGGTCGAACGCGCCGAGTGGGATGAGGCCCGGCATCGATGGACCGTGACCGTGCGGACCTCCAAGGGGGGCACGGAGCGGCTCGAGGCCGCCGTCGTGATCAGCTGTGCCGGCTTTCTCAACCGGCCCTCGATCCCTGGCTTCGACGGCATGGACCGCTTCGACGGCCCGCTGTTCCACTCCTCCGCGTGGGATCACTCGGTCGACCTGCACGGCAAACGCGTCGCGGTGATCGGCACCGGGGCGACGTCCATGCAGATCGTGCCGTCCATCGCCGACGACGCACAGCGGGTGCTGGTCTTCCAGAGGTCCGCTCAGTGGGTGGCGCCGAACTTCAACTACCGTCGCGGCGTGCTGCCGGAAGTGCGGTTGCTGATGGAACAGCTGCCCTACTACGCCGCCTTCTATCGGATGCGGCTGATCTGGCAGTTCCAGGACAAGCTGCTGGCGACCCTGCGCCGTGACCCGCTGTGGAAACATCCGGAACGCTCGATCAATTCGACGAACGAGAAACATCGCGTCTTCTTCACCGAATACGTCGATCGTGAGCTGGGGGACCGGATCGACCTGCGCGACAAGGTATTACCGACATATCCGCCCTACGGGAAGCGGATTCTGATGGACAACGGATGGATCGAAACGGTCAAACGCGACGATGTCGAACTCGTCGCGGCGGGGGTCCGGGGATTCGACGAACACCATGTCCTCACCCGGGACGGTGGGCGCCATCGGGCCGACGTGGTCGTCTTGGCGACCGGGTTCGAGAGCAGCCGGATGCTGGCGCCGATGGATATCCGCGGGCGGTCCGGCGTCCCGCTGCGGGAACAGTGGGGTGACGACAACCCCTACGCCCACCTCGGCATCACCGTGCCCGACTTCCCGAACTTCTTCCTCGTCGGCGGGCCCAATACCGCGCTGGGACACGGCGGCAGCAATCTGTTCCCGTCCGAATGTGCCGTCGCGTACATCGCGCAGATCCTGGTGGCGATGGCCGAGCAGGGGATGGGCGCGGTCGAAGTGAAGGACACCGTCTGCGCCGAATACAACCGGCGACTGCACGCCGAGCACGAGCAGTTGATCTGGACCCATCCCGGAATGACCACGTGGTACCGCAACCGGCACGGACGCGTGACCGCACCGCTGCCGTGGCGCGGCGTCGACTACTTCGAGATGACCCGCCAACCGGACTTCGACGACTTCGTCGTGACCGCTAGCGCGTCGATTCCTGTGCCCGCAGCCATTCCCGAGGGTCGCCGATGA
- a CDS encoding TetR/AcrR family transcriptional regulator yields the protein MARTQNKKEASADAASKGELTRRRILDATAKILSRKGFAGTRLSDIADEADMQAPAIYYYFDSREALIVEAIRYGSADTRQIVGSVLEALPDDYSAMDRILVAVEVHLRNAMGISDYATASARNIGQLPDHLKAKPEEEQVKYGELWRRLITDAIAAGQCTDGLDPTIAVILVLGALNYASEWFDPKRSSVDHIVSSAQSMVRFGLGGPKAEAEQRLPVIGDPREWLRAQESTR from the coding sequence GTGGCGAGAACGCAGAATAAAAAAGAGGCCTCGGCCGACGCCGCGTCGAAGGGGGAACTGACGCGCCGCCGGATTCTCGATGCGACAGCGAAGATTCTGAGCCGCAAGGGATTCGCCGGGACGCGCCTGTCCGACATCGCCGACGAGGCCGATATGCAGGCTCCGGCGATCTACTACTACTTCGACTCCCGCGAGGCTCTCATCGTCGAGGCCATCCGTTACGGAAGTGCCGACACCCGGCAGATCGTCGGGTCGGTCCTGGAGGCACTCCCCGACGACTACTCCGCGATGGACCGCATTCTCGTCGCCGTCGAAGTACATCTGCGCAATGCCATGGGCATTTCGGACTATGCCACCGCGTCGGCTCGCAATATCGGTCAGTTGCCCGACCATCTCAAGGCGAAGCCGGAGGAGGAACAGGTCAAATACGGTGAGTTGTGGCGGCGTTTGATCACCGACGCCATCGCCGCGGGCCAGTGCACCGACGGGCTCGATCCGACGATCGCCGTCATTCTCGTGCTCGGAGCCTTGAACTACGCGTCGGAATGGTTCGATCCCAAGCGAAGCTCGGTGGACCACATCGTTTCCTCTGCCCAGTCGATGGTCCGGTTCGGCCTCGGTGGACCGAAAGCCGAAGCAGAGCAACGGCTTCCGGTCATCGGCGACCCTCGGGAATGGCTGCGGGCACAGGAATCGACGCGCTAG
- a CDS encoding FAD-dependent monooxygenase, whose product MAAPVSDGVAATVIVGGSLGGLSTALALAARGRSATVLERTSGRTQRGVAILVSGASLSRALGDRARDIVGAALGPASMRQGVYPHAWWDVYSALRSAADAEPLITIIENVHISEVGQTDGYAWARADDGREWTAEVVLGADGYRSVVRRYVDAARPVATYAGYVVWLGQSDLPASFADRVGGPDFFTGADDMLAVYPLIERDESVSRYGWGWFDPNHTSLFRRIGAVDGSEVKYTPRVDAIPDDVYDAMIRRAGAQWEQPWRTGVVEAFRDRDVIATPITEYLPDRVVNGRIAVLGDAAHAQTPMTGAGFEEAVADASALAETLGGIDGDAREALEHYEFARLTGMRARVSAGRSFSRSFAAG is encoded by the coding sequence ATGGCTGCACCGGTGTCCGACGGAGTCGCGGCGACGGTGATCGTCGGTGGCTCGCTCGGTGGTCTGAGCACCGCCTTGGCACTGGCTGCGCGTGGTCGTAGCGCCACGGTCCTCGAACGGACGAGCGGACGGACGCAGCGCGGCGTCGCGATCCTGGTGTCCGGCGCGAGTCTGAGCAGGGCGCTGGGCGATCGGGCCCGCGACATCGTCGGTGCGGCGCTCGGTCCCGCTTCCATGCGGCAGGGCGTGTATCCGCATGCGTGGTGGGATGTGTATTCCGCGCTGCGGAGTGCCGCCGACGCGGAACCGCTGATCACCATCATCGAAAACGTCCACATCTCCGAGGTGGGGCAGACGGACGGATACGCGTGGGCCCGCGCGGACGACGGCAGGGAATGGACGGCCGAGGTCGTGCTGGGGGCCGACGGATATCGCAGCGTCGTGCGCCGCTACGTCGATGCCGCCCGCCCCGTCGCCACATACGCGGGATATGTCGTCTGGCTCGGTCAGTCGGATCTGCCGGCGTCGTTCGCCGACCGGGTCGGCGGCCCGGATTTCTTCACCGGCGCCGACGACATGCTCGCGGTGTATCCGCTGATCGAACGAGACGAGTCGGTGAGCCGCTACGGCTGGGGATGGTTCGATCCGAACCACACCTCGCTGTTCCGGCGGATCGGGGCCGTCGACGGTTCGGAGGTCAAATACACGCCTCGCGTCGATGCGATTCCGGACGACGTCTACGACGCGATGATCCGCCGTGCGGGAGCGCAATGGGAGCAACCGTGGCGCACCGGAGTCGTGGAGGCGTTCCGGGACCGCGATGTCATCGCCACACCGATCACCGAATACCTGCCGGATCGGGTCGTCAACGGCCGGATCGCGGTGCTCGGCGATGCCGCACACGCGCAGACCCCCATGACCGGGGCCGGATTCGAGGAAGCGGTGGCGGATGCGTCGGCACTGGCCGAGACTCTCGGCGGCATCGACGGCGATGCCCGGGAGGCACTCGAACACTACGAATTCGCCCGGCTGACGGGGATGCGGGCGCGGGTTTCGGCCGGTCGGTCCTTCAGCCGATCGTTCGCGGCGGGCTGA
- a CDS encoding TetR/AcrR family transcriptional regulator: protein MDPAAADSRPRERKSEKTRRRILDAAAEVLNRDGFAGARLSDIAARAEVRVPGLYYYFESREAILEEVVLIGTRLTMAHVEAKLAQLPVRASPLDRICTAFGAHLEMVLKESAYTAAAMRTMGQLPGDIRDRQLHQQRIYGELWRGLFAAGTASGDIDPELDARAARMFLIGAVNWAPEWFDPERGSIEQAVAAIELLVRKALSRASGGVTAAPGRGDLAPLFVPPVR from the coding sequence ATGGACCCCGCGGCGGCCGATTCCCGTCCGCGCGAGCGCAAATCGGAGAAGACTCGGCGTCGCATTCTCGATGCGGCGGCCGAGGTGCTCAACCGGGACGGCTTCGCCGGTGCGCGACTGTCCGATATCGCCGCGCGCGCCGAGGTGCGGGTGCCCGGGCTGTACTACTACTTCGAATCACGTGAAGCGATTCTCGAAGAAGTGGTACTCATCGGGACGCGCCTGACAATGGCGCACGTGGAGGCGAAACTGGCGCAGCTACCGGTGCGGGCGTCTCCGCTGGATCGGATCTGCACGGCCTTCGGCGCACATCTGGAGATGGTGCTCAAAGAATCGGCCTACACCGCGGCGGCGATGCGGACCATGGGGCAGTTGCCCGGTGATATCCGCGATCGCCAGCTGCATCAGCAACGGATCTACGGCGAATTGTGGCGTGGGCTTTTCGCCGCCGGAACCGCCTCCGGTGACATCGATCCGGAATTGGACGCCCGAGCGGCGCGGATGTTTCTGATCGGTGCGGTGAACTGGGCGCCGGAGTGGTTCGATCCGGAGCGGGGATCCATCGAGCAGGCGGTGGCCGCGATCGAGCTGTTGGTCCGCAAGGCGTTGTCGAGAGCATCCGGTGGTGTGACGGCAGCTCCGGGCCGCGGTGACCTGGCTCCCCTTTTCGTTCCACCGGTCAGATGA
- a CDS encoding lactonase family protein: MAPLLPSLTLFLPHRRSVLFTFAVKKWRHIVRVGRSNGHKQVFSAGKGRQRAAAANLAAAAAALLITQFVSPGSAFADSAPAANADRLYVSAAGSDHLVGYEMAADSAPRAIAGAKETTGFGAMSVKASADGRFLFSVAMAPTPSIFVFAIARDGSLTPVPGTPVVTSQAPLAINVSRDGRHLVLVQGPDGSGNATAQGYSISPEGVPTPAGAPMVVGSLATSGPIPMVAVSPDNRNVYVADYLAGAVTRFELHDDSTLSPARETIRTGGGPVSLTVSPDGEFLFASCEHVSGVAVLRIDPSTGVLTPVPGSPFATGGLTPHGIALSPDGRRLYTPNAITDTVTGFDVGTDGSLRPLAGSPYPGGAPGTLPGQVFVSSDGRKVYAVDLAGTSPEPLVALRSYSIGADGGLTPDPAAPVSTGQIFSAASALVPGR; the protein is encoded by the coding sequence ATGGCGCCGCTACTTCCGTCATTAACGTTGTTTCTCCCGCACCGCAGATCAGTGCTATTCACTTTTGCCGTGAAGAAATGGAGACATATCGTGAGGGTCGGCCGCTCGAACGGGCACAAACAGGTCTTTTCAGCCGGGAAAGGGCGGCAGCGCGCGGCGGCGGCAAATCTCGCCGCGGCGGCGGCAGCACTGCTGATCACACAGTTCGTGTCTCCGGGATCCGCGTTCGCCGACTCCGCGCCCGCGGCGAATGCCGATCGTCTGTATGTGTCGGCAGCCGGTTCGGATCATCTGGTCGGCTATGAAATGGCGGCCGATTCGGCGCCACGCGCGATCGCCGGGGCGAAGGAGACGACGGGGTTCGGCGCGATGTCGGTGAAGGCATCGGCGGACGGACGGTTCCTGTTCAGCGTCGCCATGGCACCGACCCCCTCGATCTTCGTTTTCGCGATCGCTCGGGACGGAAGCCTGACGCCTGTTCCGGGCACCCCCGTGGTGACCTCACAGGCCCCGCTCGCGATCAACGTGTCACGCGACGGTCGTCATCTGGTGCTGGTCCAAGGTCCGGACGGTAGCGGAAATGCCACGGCGCAGGGCTATTCGATTTCACCCGAGGGTGTTCCGACACCGGCGGGCGCGCCGATGGTCGTGGGCTCGCTGGCGACCAGCGGTCCGATTCCGATGGTGGCGGTGTCGCCGGACAATCGCAATGTCTATGTCGCCGACTACCTGGCGGGGGCGGTGACCCGATTCGAACTGCACGACGACAGCACGCTGTCCCCGGCCCGGGAGACGATCCGAACGGGTGGAGGCCCGGTCAGCCTGACCGTCTCGCCGGACGGGGAATTCCTGTTCGCCTCGTGTGAGCACGTCAGCGGTGTCGCGGTCCTGCGTATCGATCCGTCGACCGGGGTGCTGACCCCGGTGCCCGGGTCACCGTTCGCGACCGGCGGCCTGACTCCGCACGGGATCGCGTTGAGCCCCGACGGCCGCCGCCTGTACACGCCGAACGCGATCACCGACACGGTCACCGGATTCGATGTCGGCACGGACGGGTCGTTGCGACCTCTTGCGGGCTCGCCCTATCCGGGCGGGGCGCCGGGGACACTGCCCGGCCAGGTGTTCGTATCCTCGGACGGCCGCAAGGTCTACGCCGTGGATTTGGCCGGGACGTCACCCGAACCGCTGGTCGCGTTGCGCAGCTACAGCATCGGGGCCGACGGCGGGTTGACCCCCGATCCGGCGGCGCCGGTGAGCACGGGCCAGATCTTCTCGGCGGCTTCAGCGCTCGTACCCGGGCGGTAG
- a CDS encoding NDMA-dependent alcohol dehydrogenase, protein MQVRGAVIRKSPGDLEVVDLELDDPRPDELQVKMVASGMCHSDDHHVTGDSPLDPCPFALGHEGAGIVTKVGPNSKGIEEGDHVVFSAIPSCGHCRWCASGMSNLCDLAAGILAGPRWTDGSYRLHTLDGQPVGQLCGISTFLDTTTASLDSVVKIDKSIPLDKACLIGCAVSTGWGSAVNSADVQPGDTVIVMGIGGIGVSAVQGAKFGGAENIIAVDPVAFKREQAPIFGATHAVATMAEATELARQFTNGQGADSAIITVGVLRPEYVGQAFSAIRKAGTVVVTAIGPHEAMGAPISLHELTLSQKRLQGALFGATNGNWDVKRLLSLYQSGALKLDEMVTRTYALDDVVQGYRDLHAGTNIRGVVVYG, encoded by the coding sequence ATGCAGGTACGTGGTGCGGTGATCAGGAAGTCGCCCGGTGACCTCGAAGTCGTGGATCTGGAACTCGACGATCCGCGCCCGGACGAACTCCAGGTGAAAATGGTCGCCTCGGGCATGTGCCACTCCGACGACCATCACGTCACCGGCGATTCACCGCTCGACCCGTGCCCGTTCGCGCTCGGGCACGAGGGGGCCGGAATCGTCACGAAGGTGGGCCCGAACAGTAAGGGCATCGAGGAGGGCGATCACGTCGTCTTCTCCGCCATTCCCTCGTGCGGCCACTGCCGCTGGTGTGCGTCGGGCATGTCGAACCTGTGCGACCTCGCCGCCGGGATTCTGGCGGGTCCGCGCTGGACCGACGGCAGCTACCGGTTGCACACACTCGACGGTCAGCCGGTCGGTCAGCTATGCGGTATCTCGACCTTCCTGGACACGACGACGGCGTCACTGGACTCGGTCGTGAAGATCGACAAGAGCATTCCGCTGGACAAGGCATGTCTGATCGGTTGCGCGGTCAGCACCGGCTGGGGCTCGGCCGTCAACTCCGCCGACGTGCAGCCCGGCGACACGGTCATCGTGATGGGTATCGGCGGAATCGGTGTGAGTGCCGTGCAGGGCGCGAAATTCGGTGGGGCCGAGAACATCATCGCCGTGGACCCGGTGGCGTTCAAACGTGAACAGGCGCCGATCTTCGGCGCCACCCACGCCGTGGCGACCATGGCGGAGGCGACCGAACTGGCCCGCCAGTTCACCAACGGACAGGGCGCCGACTCGGCCATCATCACCGTCGGCGTGCTGCGCCCCGAATACGTCGGCCAGGCGTTCTCGGCGATCCGCAAGGCGGGCACGGTGGTCGTCACCGCGATCGGCCCGCACGAGGCCATGGGCGCCCCGATCTCACTGCACGAGCTGACGCTGTCGCAGAAGCGCCTGCAGGGCGCGCTGTTCGGCGCGACCAACGGGAACTGGGACGTGAAGCGATTGCTGAGCCTGTATCAGTCGGGGGCGTTGAAACTCGACGAGATGGTGACCCGGACGTACGCGCTCGACGATGTCGTGCAGGGATACCGAGACCTGCACGCGGGCACCAATATTCGCGGCGTCGTCGTCTACGGGTAA
- a CDS encoding hydantoinase B/oxoprolinase family protein, whose product MPTTTAPQTLLRDLSDIEFLERYGTDPFTASVLSNRLRAAAQHVATGLLHRAFSPIIALAMDYVCAILGPPEQNYRMVTATNGLTVFLGTLQDGVRVAVEEYGVDRLAPGDLLICNDPSRVGNHANDVCFIRPIFHSGRLVGFMVLRAHVIDIGGITPGGFDTNKKNIYETGLIIGPRLLFHNEEPVRETFTMIFDNSRFGEIQLPDYKTIHGCCRLGESLIVESIDRYGVDAYLGTLEYSCDTTAERMRLAIAELPDGDYEGQAGIDADGVDADEEYLVRVKIAKRGDRIEADFSGSSRQARTAINAGALDAKTAVGVGLKVLLDPLGHFTSGSFRNIDIVIPPGTIASALPPDGAIFFYWEVANTVMTALIAALGNALGDRAVGGDCGSNNVHNAFGVSADGTPWAAGAVAGAETGPVGADRHSDGEGHVCPYLINIISPATEGIEAQFPVMVMRKEYAADTAGTGLHRGGAAILKDIQWTGPAQHQVAPFRFRKPSGLGVQGGTSGVQGGLWVFGMDGADTGFVAEDDSAYADATAIAGVMNPETNRLDPDGEYAYYASQRTWSTRPGATFRYLTNGGGGWGEATARDPEAVKRDVRDGYVSVEAAAAHYGVVIVGDPDNDPEGLRVDTDATAALRAGAADKE is encoded by the coding sequence ATGCCGACCACGACCGCTCCGCAGACCCTGCTGCGGGACCTGTCCGATATCGAATTCCTCGAGCGCTACGGCACCGATCCGTTCACCGCGTCGGTGCTGTCCAACCGCCTGCGCGCGGCGGCCCAGCACGTCGCCACCGGACTGCTGCACCGCGCGTTCTCACCGATCATCGCGCTGGCGATGGACTATGTCTGCGCGATCCTGGGCCCGCCGGAGCAGAACTACCGAATGGTCACCGCCACCAACGGTCTCACCGTTTTCCTCGGCACGCTGCAGGACGGCGTGCGGGTGGCGGTCGAGGAGTACGGGGTCGATCGCCTGGCTCCCGGTGACCTGCTGATCTGCAACGACCCGAGCAGGGTCGGCAACCACGCCAACGACGTGTGCTTCATCCGCCCGATCTTCCACAGCGGCCGTCTGGTCGGCTTCATGGTGTTGCGCGCCCACGTCATCGACATCGGCGGCATCACGCCCGGCGGATTCGACACCAACAAGAAGAACATCTACGAAACCGGCCTGATCATCGGCCCGCGACTGCTGTTCCACAACGAGGAACCGGTGCGCGAGACGTTCACGATGATCTTCGACAACTCGCGCTTCGGTGAGATCCAGCTGCCCGACTACAAGACGATCCACGGCTGCTGCCGCCTCGGCGAATCGCTGATCGTGGAGAGTATCGACCGCTACGGCGTCGACGCCTATCTGGGCACCCTCGAGTATTCCTGCGACACCACCGCCGAGCGGATGCGGCTGGCCATCGCGGAACTGCCGGACGGCGATTACGAAGGCCAGGCCGGAATCGACGCCGACGGTGTGGACGCCGACGAGGAATATCTGGTCCGAGTGAAGATCGCCAAGCGCGGCGACCGGATCGAAGCCGATTTCAGCGGATCGTCACGGCAGGCCAGAACCGCGATCAACGCCGGTGCCCTGGACGCGAAAACCGCTGTGGGCGTTGGCTTGAAGGTGCTGCTGGATCCGCTGGGCCACTTCACCTCCGGTTCGTTCCGCAATATCGACATCGTCATCCCGCCGGGCACCATCGCCAGCGCGCTGCCGCCGGACGGTGCGATCTTCTTCTACTGGGAGGTCGCCAACACGGTGATGACCGCGTTGATCGCCGCGCTCGGAAACGCGTTGGGAGACAGGGCGGTCGGCGGTGACTGTGGTTCCAACAACGTGCACAACGCGTTCGGCGTGAGCGCCGACGGCACGCCGTGGGCGGCGGGTGCGGTGGCTGGTGCGGAGACCGGACCGGTCGGCGCCGACCGCCACAGCGACGGCGAGGGACATGTGTGTCCCTATCTGATCAACATCATCAGCCCGGCCACCGAGGGAATCGAAGCCCAGTTCCCCGTCATGGTGATGCGCAAGGAATATGCCGCGGACACCGCGGGCACCGGATTGCATCGCGGCGGTGCGGCGATCCTCAAGGACATCCAGTGGACCGGCCCGGCGCAGCATCAGGTCGCGCCGTTCCGCTTCCGCAAACCCAGCGGCCTCGGCGTGCAGGGCGGCACCAGCGGCGTGCAGGGCGGACTGTGGGTGTTCGGAATGGACGGCGCCGACACCGGTTTCGTCGCCGAGGACGACAGCGCCTACGCCGACGCGACAGCCATCGCGGGCGTGATGAATCCGGAAACCAACCGCCTCGACCCCGACGGCGAATACGCCTACTACGCCAGTCAGCGGACCTGGTCCACCCGGCCCGGCGCGACCTTCCGCTATCTCACCAACGGTGGCGGCGGCTGGGGCGAGGCCACCGCACGCGACCCGGAGGCGGTCAAGCGCGACGTGCGCGACGGCTACGTGAGCGTCGAGGCCGCCGCCGCCCACTACGGCGTCGTCATCGTGGGCGACCCGGACAACGACCCCGAAGGTCTGCGCGTGGACACCGACGCGACCGCAGCACTGCGCGCCGGCGCAGCCGACAAGGAGTAA
- a CDS encoding hydantoinase/oxoprolinase family protein, translating into MKSMIGVDVGGTFTDIVRVADGKIETIKVPTNVTDTYQGVLEGAAEATVGDVDAFNHASTHGLNAIITRKLPKIAFLTTYGHRDMLDMARALRPAEANTDPGWRRSFSDVGRPIVPRYLRRGIRERLSAAGEVVVALDEDQARKELEVLRRCDVEGVAICLINAYVDGSHEQRLRELVRDVLGNVPCSISSEVSPLALEYARASTTTIDVVCKIIYGTYAEKLQKGLAELGFRGDLNFADCAATLAPVDVAMKQPSRVLFSGPAAGTMACAHLGRTIAEPNLLCADVGGTSCDISVVTGNQPVVKTSFELEHDLVVSTLSNEVVSVGAGGGSIVRVSPVGELQVGPESAGADPGPACYGRGGTEPTTTDIFLLIGILDGDRFAGGRSRLDPELSKAAFERLPSRFGFEDRVRFAYQMALNNVAEGITDVVVKNGIDPREYSLVAFGAAGPMMLPALLDQMPLRSVVVPPYPGLFSALGLVSTDQVHADKRSAYRLLTPDAADEIDAIYSRMEATMRESLGADAERAEFVRTFDGQLMGQVWDTPFVPMPSGRITPEAVEQMITNFHDHYEQKSGNRFPANPVLGVTYRLNAVVPTDKVDYPAPPRRTEGAGPLPRRTITLRYLESDDLTADEYERTDLMLGDTLTGPAVIREPLCTTYVHRGQIATVGDAGEIVITRAATDQE; encoded by the coding sequence ATGAAGAGCATGATCGGCGTCGACGTCGGCGGGACGTTCACCGATATCGTCCGGGTGGCGGACGGGAAGATCGAGACCATCAAGGTTCCCACCAACGTCACCGACACCTATCAGGGCGTGCTGGAGGGGGCCGCGGAGGCGACCGTCGGAGATGTCGATGCCTTCAATCACGCCAGCACGCACGGTCTCAACGCCATCATCACGCGGAAACTGCCGAAGATCGCGTTCCTGACCACCTACGGCCACCGCGACATGCTCGATATGGCCCGCGCGCTGCGACCGGCCGAGGCCAATACCGACCCCGGCTGGCGGCGCAGTTTCAGCGATGTCGGCCGGCCCATCGTGCCTCGGTATCTGCGCCGCGGTATCCGGGAACGACTCTCCGCCGCCGGTGAGGTCGTCGTTGCGCTCGACGAGGACCAGGCCCGCAAGGAACTGGAAGTATTGCGCCGCTGCGACGTCGAGGGCGTGGCGATCTGCCTGATCAACGCCTATGTCGACGGATCGCACGAGCAGCGCCTGCGCGAGCTGGTCCGCGATGTGCTCGGCAATGTCCCGTGTTCGATCTCGAGCGAGGTCTCACCGCTGGCCCTCGAGTACGCCCGTGCGTCCACCACGACCATCGACGTGGTCTGCAAGATCATCTACGGCACCTACGCCGAGAAATTGCAGAAAGGCTTGGCGGAACTGGGTTTTCGCGGCGATCTGAACTTCGCCGACTGCGCCGCCACCCTGGCGCCGGTCGACGTCGCGATGAAGCAGCCCTCCCGGGTGCTGTTCTCCGGCCCGGCGGCAGGCACCATGGCCTGCGCCCATCTCGGCCGGACCATCGCCGAACCGAATCTGCTGTGCGCCGATGTCGGCGGCACCTCCTGTGACATCAGCGTCGTCACCGGCAACCAGCCCGTGGTGAAGACCTCGTTCGAACTCGAGCACGATCTGGTGGTCAGCACGCTGTCGAACGAGGTGGTGAGCGTCGGCGCGGGCGGCGGCAGCATCGTGCGGGTCTCGCCGGTCGGTGAACTGCAGGTCGGTCCGGAGAGCGCGGGCGCCGATCCGGGCCCGGCCTGCTACGGACGTGGCGGAACGGAGCCGACGACCACCGATATCTTCCTGCTCATCGGAATTCTCGACGGCGACCGGTTCGCGGGCGGGCGCTCCCGGCTCGACCCGGAACTGTCGAAGGCGGCGTTCGAGCGGCTGCCGTCGCGGTTCGGATTCGAGGATCGGGTGCGGTTCGCGTATCAGATGGCGTTGAACAATGTCGCCGAGGGCATCACCGACGTCGTGGTGAAGAACGGCATCGATCCGCGTGAATATTCGCTGGTCGCCTTCGGCGCCGCCGGTCCGATGATGCTGCCCGCGCTGCTGGATCAGATGCCGCTGCGCAGTGTCGTCGTGCCGCCGTACCCGGGGCTGTTCTCCGCGCTCGGACTGGTGAGCACCGACCAGGTGCATGCCGACAAGCGCAGCGCCTACCGGCTGCTCACCCCCGACGCCGCCGACGAGATCGACGCGATCTACAGCCGCATGGAGGCCACCATGCGCGAAAGCCTCGGCGCGGACGCCGAGCGCGCGGAGTTCGTGCGCACCTTCGACGGCCAGCTGATGGGCCAGGTCTGGGACACCCCGTTCGTGCCGATGCCGTCGGGCCGGATCACCCCCGAGGCCGTCGAGCAGATGATCACCAACTTCCACGACCACTACGAGCAGAAGTCGGGCAACCGGTTCCCCGCCAATCCCGTTCTGGGCGTGACCTATCGGCTCAACGCGGTCGTGCCGACCGACAAGGTCGACTACCCGGCACCGCCGCGCCGCACCGAGGGCGCCGGACCGCTCCCCCGCCGCACCATCACCCTGCGCTACCTGGAGTCCGACGACCTCACCGCCGACGAGTACGAGCGCACCGACCTGATGCTCGGCGACACCCTCACCGGGCCCGCGGTCATCCGGGAACCGTTGTGCACCACCTACGTTCACCGCGGCCAGATCGCGACCGTCGGCGACGCCGGCGAAATCGTCATCACCCGCGCAGCCACCGACCAGGAGTAA